The sequence below is a genomic window from Pleuronectes platessa chromosome 13, fPlePla1.1, whole genome shotgun sequence.
tttaacgacTACTTTtaagtttttagtttggtccatgtcccatctgctaacacggaggaggaggagtttatgccctgtactgcagccagccaccagggggtgatttAGACACTGGCTTCAAGttagggagctgtcatgtcatcaatCGTTATTAACTGTCTCTGATTGGATGAGTCTATGGCTGAGTTACGACCTCCTGTATCTTTCAGCCCACAACTTTGGCATACTGTGGGCGTCGGCGGCGAACACTGTCCCCGCCACGTTCTGGGCCCTGTACCACCTGGTGACTCACCCAGAGGTGGCGGAGGTCGTCCgtcaggagctgctggacgTCCTGTCGCAGAGCGGCGTGGAGTTCAGCAGCGAcagagacgtgacgctcaccaGAGAGCAGCTGGACAAACTCGTCTATCTGGGTACGAcgttttgcattttttttaaaccactgtCACGTTGGCAGGAAGTCAAACTTCAGCGGCGGTCGGATTTAGCTGGTTCGCCATTGAACTCTCAGTTAATAGTAACCTGGGATCTGACCTTCCTCCACAGACAGCGCCGTCAAGGAGAGTCTGCGTCTGTCCTCTGCCTCCATGAACGTCCGCGTGGCGATGGATGACTTCAGTCTGCGGCTGGATGGCGAGCGCTCGGTGGCCGTTAGAAAAGGAGATGTTGTGACCTTGTTCCCTCAGATTACACACATGGACCCTGAGATCTACGAGGAGCCTGAGGTACCGATCGATCACTTAGCAATAAACAAATCGATTCAAATCAGAAGAGCTTTATATatcataaacatatttaatcagCTTTTATCAAACCATTATCTTTGTTTTTACAAACTCTTCATATCGGCCTGTCGACCTGATGACTTTAATTCACTCTGGTAGATATACTGTAAATCGTGTTTATCAATGAGTTCCTCAtttacagtgtttttcctcttcgACCTGTTTGCACTTGAGCTGTTGTACGAAGCTGCGTCTTGTTGCTCTTCCTGTCAGACGTACCGGTTTGATCGCTTCGTGCAGGACggcaaagagaagaagaacttCTACAAGGACGGGAGGAAGCTGAAGTATTACCTCATGCCGTTTGGCTCTGGCTCCAGCAAGTGTCCCGGACGATACTTTGCTGTCTACGAGATCAAACAGTTCCTGTGTCTCGTGCTGCTCCACTTGGACCTCCAGCTGGAGGAAGGTCAGGGCGGAGCTGCTCTGGACCCCGGCAGGGCCGGACTGGGAATCCTGTGGCCCAGCGCTGACGTCCGCTTCCGCTACCGACTCCGAGCGGTTCCACCTGGACCGACGGCTCAGTGACGCCGCTGTGTGTCGTTGTATATTACACAGGTTTGATACCTGGTGGAGACCCGAGTCCTGAACTCACTCGACTCCATTCAATTATACCGATTGTTAGATAAGATCAAACATATACAAGTTACAAGAGTCGACTGGACTCAGCTGGAACTCGTTACAGTAAATAAATTCTGAATCGTGTCAAACTGAACCTTGAAGTCATGAACGTTTCCTCCTCAAGGTTTTGACTGAACCTGGTGTTGATCCTTTTGTCCACGATGAGTAAACTTCTGGTTTTCATCACAATCACAGTCCTGACATTCTTAAATTGATCAATGACTTCCTGTTGATGAATCAATGATTTCCTGTTGATGAATCAATGACTTCCTGTTGATGAATCAATGAATCTCTGACTTCCTGTTGATGAATGAATGACTTCCTGTTGAAGAATCAATGACTTCCtgttgatgaatgaatgaatcactgacttcctgttaATGAATCGATGACTTCCTGTTGATGAATCAATGAATCACTGACTTCCTGCTAATGAATCAATGGCTTCCTGTTGATGAATCTATGAATCTCTGACTTCCTGTTGATTAATAAATGACTTCCTGTTGATTAATCAATGTATCTCTGACTTCCTGTTGGTGAATCAATGACTTCCtgttgatgaatgaatgaatcactgacttcctgttgacGAATCAATGAatcactgacttcctgttgatGAATAAATGACTTCCTGTTGATGAATCAATGACTTCCTGTTGAGGAATCAATGAatcactgacttcctgttgatGAATCAATGACTTCCTGTTGATGAATCAATGACTTCCTGTTGATGAATCAATGACTTCTTGTTGAAATAATGAccgaaaataaatatgaagcttttttttaaactagtaTTGATATTAAATctaaaactgaaatgaaaatgtcatgTGCCTTTGTTTATATCATGTTGAGGGTAATTCCCTCTTAATCAAGCTAGCAttctgctaatgctaatgctaccAGCGTGTCAGTCAGGGAGGGCCTGTGAAACCTGCATGAAGtgaatgatgaagaggagcaggaggatccATCCGGCTGATGTAGCAGCTGCTAACTGCTCATGGTGACGCCTCGGTTCAACGATATCTTTCTGTTTATGGGATCTCACCCCAGGGGTCTCACTTCAGGGCTCGTccacagagacatgaagacagGATGTGTCCCACCCTGATAAGACATCAGGAGGGTAATAAATAACTTTACACACCCAAGGGGAGGGGCTGTGGGTTATAAGACCACAGATCTCATCCCTGGTCTTTCTCATTTGGACATGTCTATGATTTGTACATGTCATCAGGGGACGTGGACTCTGGATccatctgcagctgctggaataAACAAGTGTTGGACTTTGTGCTTGATTCACAGAAATCGCCATCATCACAAATAGAGAGTCGTTTTCTGATCTGAGTCTGAAGCTTCCTGTTTGTTCCAGGTTTCATCTGATCTCtaagttttggtttcacattatAATTTAGGGACTAAAGAATTTAGTCTGACATACGTACGTCCTGAAGCTCATTCATCAaactaaatgttgttttaagTATATAAATGTGGTCATGGGTGGaaagtaatatatttattatcataattattcACACAGCACATGTTTATCACATCCAGAgaataaatattcatattaaagtaaaatgagGTCAGGCGTCAAATCTACATGACTGtctgtgaccagcagggggcggagAAAAGGCATGAAAACATAAAGAATTCACAACatgttaaatatgaaaatatcatCAGAACAAAGGTGGACCCCAGAAGATGACCACAGTTCCTCTAATGTCCACGAGATGGTGCTCCAGGAAACCGGACTGCTCTGACTCCTCCACAGAGACTGATGGTTCCACAGCAGCTGTACGGAGATGATTCTGTTTCAGTTCTGATCTGCGACATGAAGAACAAAGTGCAGCTCCAGCAGGTTTCTCTCAGCACCATCACATGTGGCTTCATCCACTCACCATCATGGATTCACTCCCTGTGATTCACACCTTCATGTGCACAGACGACCTCTGGTTCTTCCAGTGAACGTGTGAACCACTCGGCAGTGGTCAGGCTGTCTGGGCTCAGACCCCCGAGCAGACTTCCAGAGTCAGCCTCGGTCAGGATCCTTCTGTGTAGACGGCTGAGGTTTCTCACGACGTTACAGCTCAACACAGACGTCTTTGTTCACCAGTCCTGGAAAATGTGACTCAACTCCAGCAGCTGAGCTTTCTCCTGGTGTAACGTCTCTCTCAGGGCCAGGTTGTGTCAGTTAGTAGAAGTTAGAGGGAAACCTTGCAGGCATTTACACATTCAGCTTTTTATTTCAGAGCAAAGTAAGACACAAGAGTTTCAGGCTGATGAAGTCCTCATCTTCACGTCTTTAAACAAGACGTTTGTTCAGTGCTTAACGCCTGGTAGGTCATCCTGCCCACACTTCTACATTCTCCTGATGTCACATGACGAGATCAGGAAGTGTTGTGTGGACCGACCGCTAGCCGCTCATTATGCTAACACAAAGATCGCAGAGTCCGAAAAGCCCCGTTCCTACGTCGGGTCAACTGagagcagaggctgaaaagaggagctgcagcaatggaaagTCTGAGGAAAGGGAGGTTTCCAttaaagaaaggaaagaggTCACTGTTTTAACATGAATAgaattatcaacatgaatatagaatatttgtcatttaaataaaagatgcacttctgtctgtccatgGATGTGtggatttcttcttctctgtttgaaGGACAAACCTTTTTAAACTCTGTCGACAGAAGTGAATTTGgacaaaaacaaactgagctGTTTCTGACACGGTGAAGCTGAAGGGGTGAAAGTTGTGTCCTTGGTGTTTGTGAATGAAGattcagacaggaagtgactcaGTGTGATGGAGATGAGAAGGTTTGTTCCGTGCTCCTCAGATGTGTGAGCGTTGAACCAGGTCTAAGTTGTGTACATGAGGTCTGctcctgttgtgttgctgcaggtCTCAGGTCTTGATGTCCGACACCAGCTTGGATCCAAACGTCCTGTCTGGTCCTGCTCTGGGCTTTGAGGATTCAGAGACAGCTGGACGATGTTGAATGTCCCTCCCCTGCTCTACCCTGCTGACGGATGTCATCTGTTGGTGTCTCACACTCCGAGCAGGATCCCAGAGAACAGAGAGTCCTGCAGGACGCTGAGGGACGAACTGCTGGCGTTgtccacaaacacagagacgtACTCTCCGGCCTGCAACAGAAGAACAAGGTCCCACACGGACATCGACTGTTCATCACGTCAAACTAAAGAAAAGGTGTTTTAATCAACCTGTTTAGAACCTGCTGTGAAGTTCAGGTTGTGTCTCTTTAATCTGAACGGTTGTGTGGTTGTCGAACCTAAAACACCTCAAACTGTTTCTGTTCGTCCAAATATAACACAACAGTTTTCAgagtctctgattggctgaaaaaCTCCACCAGTTTGAATCATAGCATCAGTGATATGGGAGGAGCCTGTGAGTGGAGGTGTTCTCGTACCTGAAGATAAAGAGTTCCTGTCAGAAGGATGCTGAAggttcctccagcagcagccacgcCCATCACCGACTCTATAGagctaacacacacagtcactgatcgtctgtatatacagtcactgatccactttatatacagtcactgatcctctttatatacagtcactgatcatctatatatacagtcactgatcatctttatatacagtcactgatccactttatatacagtcactgatcctctttatatacagtcactgatcatctttatatacagtcactgatccactttatatacagtcactgatcctctttatatacagtcactgatcatctatatatacagtcactgatcatctttatatacagtcactgatccactttatatacagtcactgatcctctttatatacagtcactgatcatctttatatacagtcactgatcctctttatatacagtcactgatcctctttatatacagtcactgatcatctttatatacagtcactgatcctctttatatacagtcactgatcctctttatatacagtcactgatcatctatatatacagtcactgatcctctttatatacagtcactgatcatctttatatacagtcactgatcctctttatatacagtcactgatcctctttatatacagtcactgatcctctttatatacagtcactgatcctctttatatataGTGTACTCACATGTTACTTTGACACAACGACTCGATGCAGATCGATGCtctcacactgtctctgaggcgAAGCTGAACTCTGTCACCcgactctgaaacacacacacacacacacacacacacacacacacacacacacacacacacacacacacacacactttagatgCAGTTttctaatattaataattgtaCATGTATATAGTGTATATAGTGGCCCCACCTATCAGGAGGCTGCAGGTGAGCTGGTAGAATCCAGAGACGTGGACCAAGtatctgccgctgctgctgttgaaGCTGTGACCTCTCTGGAGGCTCCGCCCAGAGTCTGAGGGctgcaggggtcaaaggtcacatgaaGTTTGTGTGTTAAAGCCGCACATGAAGAGTCAGTGAGGCTGTGGCCCCTGGAGACGTCCTCTGATGAAGCCCcgctcccaaacacacacacacacatatacatcaCAGGACAAcgccccctggtgactggctACAGCAAtaacccacctcctccatgttagcagattggacatggatcagagtgtgtgtgtgtgtgtgtgtgtgtgtgtgtgtgttggtcacctCGCTGAAtggctgcagctccagcagacTGCGGCGTTGAATGGTGATTGGCTGCAGGAGATGACTGACGAAAGAGGCGGAGACACGGGGACGATCACACAGGACGCTGGCTCCTCCCACTATGTCTGAGGGCGGTGATAGGACAGGTCACATTTCAGATGTCTGTAGTCATCGTTAATCTCAACTAATGCTCTATGAATTCTGGGTAATTTAGACCATGACATACACAGAtaccaaacaaatcaaatacacaaTCCGAAGGAAGCTGTtaacttagcttagcacaaagactggagacAGGAGGAAACTGTTATCCTAGCTAAGCATAAAGG
It includes:
- the LOC128455100 gene encoding cytochrome P450 7B1 isoform X2 is translated as MTFILNPLLFPNIVKDGRHLDFHEFSYKVGSHAFGYPLMKPKEFPGLQEQVSRSFLLLQGESLSPLTESMLGNLQLVLRQDFLGQRPGEECDWKSHSIYKFCNSVMFEATLLTMYGRPPAASRHSGMDVIMENFVKYDTKFPLLVAQIPLWLLGQTKAIREELTRVFLPQKMTRWSNASQFIRKRLEIFDQFDMLRDLDKAAHNFGILWASAANTVPATFWALYHLVTHPEVAEVVRQELLDVLSQSGVEFSSDRDVTLTREQLDKLVYLDSAVKESLRLSSASMNVRVAMDDFSLRLDGERSVAVRKGDVVTLFPQITHMDPEIYEEPETYRFDRFVQDGKEKKNFYKDGRKLKYYLMPFGSGSSKCPGRYFAVYEIKQFLCLVLLHLDLQLEEGQGGAALDPGRAGLGILWPSADVRFRYRLRAVPPGPTAQ
- the si:ch1073-184j22.1 gene encoding adipolin isoform X1; this translates as MLAKLSQGRSSAGGTGGLLLPPVLLGLMMMMMMMTMMMMAVEAASVDDVDSEESLEILDEDEAVDILEPASSDASRLSPFSSWLIFRRNSNKGENRRIKGSRRTSKHGLPGPPGPPGPPGPPGPPGPPGPLGPLGPTAPLLPQQQELKQRDIVGGASVLCDRPRVSASFVSHLLQPITIQRRSLLELQPFSEPSDSGRSLQRGHSFNSSSGRYLVHVSGFYQLTCSLLIESGDRVQLRLRDSVRASICIESLCQSNIVGDGRGCCWRNLQHPSDRNSLSSGRRVRLCVCGQRQQFVPQRPAGLSVLWDPARSVRHQQMTSVSRVEQGRDIQHRPAVSESSKPRAGPDRTFGSKLVSDIKT
- the si:ch1073-184j22.1 gene encoding adipolin isoform X2, with protein sequence MLAKLSQGRSSAGGTGGLLLPPVLLGLMMMMMMMTMMMMAVEAASVDDVDSEESLEILDEDEAVDILEPASSDASRLSPFSSWLIFRRNSNKGENRRIKGSRRTSKHGLPGPPGPPGPPGPPGPPGPPGPLGPLGPTAPLLPQQQELKQRVGGASVLCDRPRVSASFVSHLLQPITIQRRSLLELQPFSEPSDSGRSLQRGHSFNSSSGRYLVHVSGFYQLTCSLLIESGDRVQLRLRDSVRASICIESLCQSNIVGDGRGCCWRNLQHPSDRNSLSSGRRVRLCVCGQRQQFVPQRPAGLSVLWDPARSVRHQQMTSVSRVEQGRDIQHRPAVSESSKPRAGPDRTFGSKLVSDIKT
- the si:ch1073-184j22.1 gene encoding erythroferrone isoform X3; this encodes MLAKLSQGRSSAGGTGGLLLPPVLLGLMMMMMMMTMMMMAVEAASVDDVDSEESLEILDEDEAVDILEPASSDASRLSPFSSWLIFRRNSNKGENRRIKGSRRTSKHGLPGPPGPPGPPGPPGPPGPPGPLGPLGPTAPLLPQQQELKQRDIVGGASVLCDRPRVSASFVSHLLQPITIQRRSLLELQPFSEPSDSGRSLQRGHSFNSSSGRYLVHVSGFYQLTCSLLIESGDRVQLRLRDSVRASICIESLCQSNISIESVMGVAAAGGTFSILLTGTLYLQAGEYVSVFVDNASSSSLSVLQDSLFSGILLGV